The following are encoded in a window of Kitasatospora sp. NBC_01250 genomic DNA:
- a CDS encoding pentapeptide repeat-containing protein, producing MSLADLPYAHLLQPHAGPLRRDHRYDTVHFDGLTVEGEQAGGTLFLECAFTDVTLTEVKLRQARFTEVWLERFRLVACELVESEWQDVTALGGLLAGISAYGAQLRRVTLRQCKLEAVNLRGAVLREVVFEDCQLRDVDFGGAKLTGVSFPGSSLEEVRFGGATLARTDLRGASRLLLPDGHEGLRGALISSAQLIELAPQFAQALGVQVRD from the coding sequence GTGTCACTCGCCGACCTGCCCTACGCGCACCTGCTCCAGCCGCACGCCGGACCGCTGCGCCGGGACCACCGGTACGACACGGTGCACTTCGACGGGCTCACCGTCGAGGGCGAACAGGCCGGCGGCACGCTCTTCCTGGAGTGCGCCTTCACCGACGTCACGCTCACCGAGGTGAAGCTGCGCCAGGCCCGCTTCACCGAGGTCTGGCTGGAGCGCTTCCGCCTGGTGGCCTGCGAGCTGGTGGAGAGCGAGTGGCAGGACGTCACCGCGCTGGGCGGGCTGCTCGCCGGGATCTCGGCCTACGGGGCGCAGCTGCGCCGGGTGACGCTGCGCCAGTGCAAGCTGGAGGCGGTCAACCTGCGCGGGGCGGTGCTGCGCGAAGTGGTCTTCGAGGACTGCCAGCTGCGGGACGTGGACTTCGGCGGCGCGAAGCTGACGGGCGTGAGCTTCCCCGGCAGCTCGCTGGAGGAGGTGCGGTTCGGCGGCGCCACACTGGCCAGGACCGACCTGCGCGGGGCGAGCCGGCTGCTGCTGCCGGACGGTCACGAGGGCCTGCGCGGTGCGCTGATCTCCTCGGCGCAGCTGATCGAGCTGGCGCCGCAGTTCGCCCAGGCGCTGGGCGTGCAGGTGCGCGACTGA
- a CDS encoding low temperature requirement protein A — translation MSTGAAEQGGATREPVVRRMVPRRREEAHRTATSLELFFDLCFVVAVAQGGRQLASALGEGHLRVALLGYLLVFFAVWWAWMNFTWFASAYDCDDVPYRLTTLLQITGALILAAGIPRMFLNRDFTLGVLGYLVMRLALVSQWLRASRGETGAARSMTRRYAAGIALVQAGWVVVLFLPSSVVPWVLPLGVIAELSVPAIAERQVQSAWHPHHIAERYGLFTLIVLGETVSAATVAVQSAVDEHEALGKLIPVAIGGILICFAAWWIYFAAPIHEHLRTNRQAFLWGYGHYLIFGSAAAIGAGLEVAVEYAVGKAHISAVAATATVTVPTALYLVTVWALHSRHSKTGAEQWVLPVLALAVLACTAVGESGVLVAGLVVAAAIGVGVWLHSRPTAR, via the coding sequence ATGAGTACCGGGGCCGCCGAGCAGGGCGGTGCCACCCGGGAGCCCGTGGTGCGGCGCATGGTGCCGCGCAGGCGGGAGGAGGCGCACCGCACCGCCACCTCGCTGGAGCTCTTCTTCGACCTCTGCTTCGTGGTCGCGGTGGCCCAGGGCGGACGCCAGCTGGCGAGCGCGCTGGGCGAGGGGCACCTGCGGGTGGCGCTCCTCGGCTACCTGCTGGTCTTCTTCGCGGTGTGGTGGGCCTGGATGAACTTCACCTGGTTCGCCTCCGCCTACGACTGCGACGACGTGCCGTACCGGCTCACCACGCTGCTCCAGATCACCGGTGCGCTGATCCTGGCGGCCGGGATCCCGCGGATGTTCCTGAACCGGGACTTCACCCTCGGCGTGCTGGGCTACCTGGTGATGCGCCTCGCGCTGGTCAGCCAGTGGCTGCGCGCCTCGCGCGGCGAGACCGGCGCGGCGCGCTCGATGACGCGGCGCTACGCGGCCGGGATCGCGCTGGTGCAGGCGGGCTGGGTGGTGGTGCTGTTCCTGCCGAGTTCGGTGGTCCCGTGGGTGCTGCCGCTGGGGGTGATCGCCGAGCTGTCGGTGCCCGCGATCGCCGAGCGGCAGGTGCAGAGCGCCTGGCACCCGCACCACATCGCCGAGCGCTACGGGCTCTTCACGCTGATCGTGCTCGGCGAGACGGTCTCGGCGGCCACCGTCGCGGTGCAGAGCGCGGTGGACGAGCACGAGGCGCTGGGCAAGCTGATCCCGGTCGCGATCGGCGGCATCCTGATCTGCTTCGCGGCCTGGTGGATCTACTTCGCCGCGCCGATCCACGAACACCTGCGCACCAACCGGCAGGCCTTCCTCTGGGGATACGGCCACTATCTGATCTTCGGATCGGCGGCGGCGATCGGTGCCGGGCTGGAGGTGGCCGTCGAGTACGCGGTCGGCAAGGCGCACATCTCCGCCGTCGCCGCCACCGCCACGGTGACCGTGCCCACCGCGCTCTACCTGGTCACCGTCTGGGCGCTGCACTCGCGGCACAGCAAGACCGGGGCCGAGCAGTGGGTGCTGCCGGTGCTCGCCCTCGCGGTGCTGGCCTGCACGGCGGTCGGCGAGTCGGGGGTGCTGGTGGCCGGACTGGTCGTGGCGGCGGCGATCGGGGTGGGGGTGTGGCTGCACAGCCGGCCCACGGCGAGGTGA